The Cupriavidus nantongensis genome has a segment encoding these proteins:
- a CDS encoding NAD(P)H-dependent flavin oxidoreductase, with amino-acid sequence MPAAGADSKRTTMKTRITELLGIRYPIIQGGMQWVGYAEMASAVSNAGGLGILTALTQPTPEDLAAEICRCREMTDKPFGVNLTLLPSINPPPYARYLDVIIESGVKVLETAGNNPKEHIARAKAAGIKVIHKCVAVRHALSAERLGVDAVSIDGFECAGHPGEDDVPGMVLIPQAVRKLSIPVIASGGIADGRGMAAALVLGAEGVNMGTRFCATREAPIHDNVKQALVQASERDTNLIFRTLHNTARVLKNAVSDEVVSIERRPGGAQFEDVKHLVAGVRGKAALKAGETDGGIISAGQCVGLIDDVPSCEELIARMVADCREHLSVASRYFA; translated from the coding sequence TTGCCTGCTGCCGGCGCAGACAGCAAAAGGACCACCATGAAGACACGCATCACCGAACTGCTTGGCATCCGCTACCCGATCATCCAGGGCGGCATGCAATGGGTTGGCTACGCCGAAATGGCCTCCGCCGTTTCCAACGCTGGGGGCCTGGGCATCCTGACGGCGCTGACCCAGCCCACGCCCGAGGACCTGGCAGCCGAGATCTGCCGCTGCCGCGAGATGACCGACAAGCCGTTCGGCGTGAACCTGACCCTGCTGCCGTCGATCAATCCGCCGCCGTACGCGCGCTATCTCGACGTCATCATCGAGAGCGGCGTCAAGGTGCTGGAGACCGCCGGCAACAACCCCAAGGAACATATCGCGCGGGCCAAGGCCGCGGGCATCAAGGTGATCCACAAATGCGTGGCGGTGCGCCATGCGCTGTCGGCCGAGCGGCTGGGCGTGGACGCGGTCTCGATCGACGGCTTCGAGTGCGCCGGTCATCCGGGCGAGGACGATGTGCCTGGCATGGTGCTGATCCCGCAGGCGGTGCGCAAGCTGTCGATCCCGGTGATCGCCTCGGGCGGCATCGCCGACGGGCGCGGCATGGCGGCGGCGCTGGTGCTGGGTGCCGAGGGCGTCAACATGGGCACGCGCTTCTGCGCCACGCGCGAGGCGCCGATCCACGACAACGTCAAGCAGGCGCTGGTGCAGGCCAGCGAGCGCGACACCAACCTGATCTTCCGCACCCTGCACAACACCGCGCGCGTGCTCAAGAACGCGGTGTCGGATGAAGTGGTCAGCATCGAACGCCGTCCCGGCGGCGCGCAGTTCGAAGACGTCAAGCACCTGGTCGCCGGCGTGCGCGGCAAGGCCGCGCTCAAGGCGGGCGAGACCGACGGCGGCATCATCAGCGCGGGCCAGTGCGTGGGCCTGATCGACGACGTGCCCAGCTGCGAGGAACTGATCGCGCGCATGGTGGCCGATTGCCGCGAGCACCTCAGCGTGGCCTCGCGCTACTTTGCCTGA
- a CDS encoding PaaI family thioesterase, with translation MAEAEIEAGLTRAITAPAEAGADVPEGFVPLRRMSGYMAGFGQLYLHAGRRTLAVRIDENHLNNLGIPHGGMLATLADTAIGMMMSLETGRAKSAVTVNLSLDYLDSARPGDWVEARVEFDKLGSRLRYGNCRLFSGERCLLRATAIFAVLAPRG, from the coding sequence ATGGCCGAGGCGGAAATCGAGGCGGGGCTGACCCGCGCCATCACCGCGCCGGCCGAAGCCGGCGCCGACGTGCCGGAAGGCTTTGTCCCGCTGCGCCGGATGAGCGGCTACATGGCCGGCTTCGGCCAGCTCTACCTGCACGCCGGGCGCCGCACGCTGGCGGTGCGCATCGACGAGAACCACCTGAACAACCTGGGTATCCCGCACGGCGGCATGCTGGCGACGCTGGCCGATACCGCCATCGGCATGATGATGTCGCTGGAAACCGGCCGCGCCAAAAGCGCGGTCACGGTCAACCTGAGCCTGGACTATCTCGATTCGGCGCGCCCGGGCGACTGGGTCGAAGCGCGCGTCGAGTTCGACAAGCTCGGCTCGCGGCTGCGCTACGGCAACTGCCGGCTGTTCAGCGGCGAGCGCTGCCTGCTGCGCGCCACGGCGATCTTCGCGGTGCTGGCGCCGCGCGGCTGA
- a CDS encoding acetyl-CoA C-acetyltransferase, translated as MAEAYIVAAVRTAGGRKGGKLSGWHPADLAAQVLDALVERTGADPALVEDVIMGCVSQVGEQAGNVARNAILASRLPESVPGTSVDRQCGSSQQALHFAAQAVMSGAMDVVIAAGVESMTRVPMGLSSQLPAKNGFGVPKSPGVEARYPGVQFSQFTGAEMIARKYELSREQLDAYALQSHQRAVAATRAGRFSAEILPVEVRTAEGANGEMHTTDEGIRYDATLESIGSVKLIAEGGRVTAASASQICDGAAGLMVVNEAGLKKLGVKPLARVHSMTVIGHDPVVMLEAPLPATEVALKRAGLRIGDIDLFEVNEAFAPVPLAWLKATGADPERLNVHGGAIALGHPLGGSGAKLMTTLVHALHTHGKRYGLQTMCEGGGLANVTIVERL; from the coding sequence ATGGCAGAGGCATACATCGTCGCGGCGGTCCGCACCGCCGGCGGCCGCAAGGGCGGCAAGCTGTCGGGCTGGCATCCGGCCGACCTGGCCGCGCAGGTGCTCGACGCACTGGTGGAACGCACCGGCGCCGACCCGGCGCTGGTCGAAGACGTCATCATGGGCTGCGTGAGCCAGGTCGGCGAGCAGGCCGGCAACGTCGCGCGCAATGCCATCCTGGCCTCGCGCCTGCCGGAAAGCGTGCCGGGCACCTCGGTCGACCGCCAGTGCGGTTCGTCGCAGCAGGCCCTGCACTTTGCCGCGCAGGCGGTGATGTCGGGCGCGATGGACGTCGTCATTGCCGCCGGCGTCGAAAGCATGACGCGCGTGCCGATGGGCCTGTCCTCGCAGCTGCCGGCGAAGAACGGCTTCGGCGTGCCCAAGAGCCCGGGCGTCGAGGCGCGCTACCCCGGCGTGCAATTCAGCCAGTTCACCGGCGCCGAAATGATCGCGCGCAAGTACGAGCTGTCGCGCGAGCAGCTCGACGCCTACGCGCTGCAAAGCCATCAGCGCGCCGTCGCCGCCACCAGGGCCGGCCGCTTCAGCGCCGAGATCCTGCCGGTGGAAGTGCGCACCGCCGAGGGCGCCAACGGCGAGATGCACACCACCGACGAAGGCATTCGCTACGACGCCACGCTGGAAAGCATCGGCAGCGTCAAGCTGATCGCCGAAGGCGGCCGCGTCACCGCTGCCAGCGCCAGCCAGATCTGCGACGGCGCCGCGGGCCTGATGGTGGTCAACGAGGCTGGCCTGAAGAAGCTGGGCGTCAAGCCGCTGGCGCGCGTGCACAGCATGACCGTGATCGGCCATGACCCGGTGGTGATGCTGGAAGCGCCGCTGCCGGCCACCGAGGTGGCGCTCAAGCGCGCCGGCCTGCGCATCGGCGATATCGACCTGTTCGAAGTCAACGAGGCCTTCGCGCCGGTGCCGCTGGCCTGGCTCAAGGCCACCGGCGCCGATCCGGAACGCCTGAACGTGCATGGCGGCGCGATTGCGCTGGGCCATCCGCTCGGCGGCTCCGGCGCCAAGCTGATGACCACGCTGGTGCACGCGCTGCATACGCATGGCAAGCGCTACGGCCTGCAGACCATGTGCGAAGGCGGCGGGCTGGCCAACGTGACCATCGTCGAGCGCCTGTAA
- a CDS encoding histidine phosphatase family protein, translated as MATLFLVRHGQASFGAANYDCLSPTGRQQARWLGEYFAERGVSFSRVVAGTLVRQQDTATEILAGMGQPHAAVISHPGLNEYDGEALYRCHTGGADHRAHQNGDYNDYWRTFRAAYAAWTQDGLAEMPESWADFGARIAGALAQASEGTTREDAILVVSSGGAIGRATADLLGAPAQAAIEMNLQFRNTAFCEIIVGRGVQRLLSFNNVPHLERADRRSAVTFA; from the coding sequence ATGGCCACGCTTTTCCTCGTCCGCCACGGACAAGCCTCGTTCGGCGCCGCCAACTACGACTGCCTGTCGCCCACCGGCCGGCAGCAGGCGCGCTGGCTGGGCGAATATTTCGCCGAGCGCGGCGTCAGCTTCAGCCGGGTCGTGGCCGGCACGCTGGTGCGCCAGCAGGACACCGCCACGGAAATCCTGGCCGGCATGGGGCAGCCGCACGCCGCGGTGATCTCGCATCCCGGCCTGAACGAATACGACGGCGAGGCACTGTACCGCTGCCACACCGGCGGCGCCGACCACCGCGCCCACCAGAACGGCGACTACAACGACTACTGGCGCACCTTCCGCGCGGCCTATGCGGCCTGGACGCAGGACGGCTTGGCCGAGATGCCCGAGAGCTGGGCCGACTTCGGCGCGCGCATTGCCGGCGCGCTGGCGCAGGCCAGCGAGGGCACCACGCGCGAGGATGCGATCCTGGTGGTCAGCTCGGGCGGCGCCATCGGCCGCGCCACCGCCGACCTGCTCGGCGCGCCGGCGCAGGCCGCGATCGAGATGAACCTGCAGTTCCGCAATACCGCGTTCTGCGAGATCATCGTCGGCCGCGGCGTGCAGCGGCTGCTGAGCTTCAACAACGTGCCCCACCTCGAGCGTGCCGACCGGCGCAGCGCCGTGACCTTCGCCTGA
- a CDS encoding TetR/AcrR family transcriptional regulator, which translates to MSATPSSFPANASFPRIDTPSILQPPRQRRARETEQALLGAGRELLATRDFAAVSVAQIAAACQVSVGAFYGRFRDKMAYFEALRALVMEETSASIDRYLAQERWEDVATPVLLEKAARFMVLGTLANRGVMRASLRHASTRPEEWLPHRQNGEAIVERMVQLLVPRLPLPAETAELRVRFAMQAVFSVLVNAVLNDSGPLHLDDERLITELSRLMAGYLDIRPAETA; encoded by the coding sequence ATGTCAGCGACGCCTTCCAGCTTTCCCGCCAACGCTTCCTTCCCCCGTATCGACACTCCCTCGATCCTGCAGCCACCCCGCCAGCGCCGTGCGCGCGAGACCGAACAGGCCTTGCTCGGCGCAGGCCGCGAACTGCTTGCCACGCGCGACTTTGCCGCGGTCTCGGTAGCGCAGATCGCAGCGGCGTGCCAGGTCTCGGTGGGCGCCTTCTACGGGCGCTTCCGCGACAAGATGGCCTATTTCGAGGCGCTGCGCGCGCTGGTGATGGAAGAGACTTCGGCCTCGATCGACCGCTACCTGGCGCAGGAACGCTGGGAAGATGTCGCCACGCCGGTGCTGCTGGAAAAGGCCGCCAGGTTCATGGTGCTCGGCACGCTGGCCAATCGTGGCGTGATGCGCGCGTCGCTGCGCCATGCCTCCACGCGCCCCGAGGAATGGCTGCCCCACCGCCAGAACGGTGAAGCGATCGTGGAGCGCATGGTGCAGTTGCTGGTGCCACGGCTGCCGCTGCCTGCCGAGACCGCCGAACTGCGCGTGCGCTTTGCCATGCAGGCCGTCTTCAGCGTGCTGGTCAATGCCGTGCTGAACGATTCCGGCCCGCTGCACCTTGACGACGAGCGGCTGATCACCGAGCTGAGCCGCCTGATGGCGGGCTATCTCGACATCCGGCCGGCCGAGACCGCCTGA
- a CDS encoding LysR family transcriptional regulator gives MFGAMDKLRAMQTFVRIVDEGSLTAAAASLHTSLPAVVRTLAALESELQVRLLNRTTRRLSLTAEGRSYLDGCRRILANIDEVEAGLTESHVEPSGQLTLTASVLFGQMYVAPAVTRFVQRYPRVRCRMEFTDRVVNLLEEDLDVGVRIGPLADSTLVAQSVGRIRRVVVATPAYLRKHGVPRHPEDLAGANCLRFTGNHAHWWSFRDGEREFHVPVSGNLEFNQTAPAVAACAAGAGFGHFLSYQVAQLVEERKLRIVLEDFELPAWPLSLIYPHARLLPARTRAFIDWMRDELSPRFS, from the coding sequence ATGTTTGGCGCCATGGACAAGCTACGTGCGATGCAGACCTTTGTGCGGATCGTCGACGAAGGCAGCCTGACGGCCGCCGCGGCGTCCCTGCATACCTCGTTGCCGGCGGTGGTTCGCACGCTGGCGGCGCTCGAATCCGAGCTGCAGGTGCGGCTGCTCAACCGCACCACGCGGCGGCTGTCGCTGACCGCCGAGGGGCGCAGCTACCTGGACGGCTGCCGGCGCATCCTGGCCAATATCGATGAAGTCGAAGCGGGGCTGACCGAGAGCCATGTCGAGCCCAGCGGCCAGCTCACGCTGACCGCCTCGGTGCTGTTCGGCCAGATGTACGTGGCGCCGGCGGTGACGCGCTTCGTGCAGCGCTATCCGCGCGTGCGCTGCCGCATGGAATTCACCGACCGCGTGGTGAACCTGCTCGAGGAAGACCTGGACGTGGGCGTGCGTATCGGCCCGCTGGCCGACTCCACGCTGGTGGCGCAATCCGTCGGCCGCATCCGCCGCGTGGTGGTCGCCACGCCCGCCTATCTGCGCAAGCACGGCGTGCCGCGCCACCCGGAAGATCTGGCCGGCGCCAACTGCCTGCGCTTCACCGGCAACCATGCGCACTGGTGGTCGTTCCGCGACGGCGAACGCGAGTTCCATGTGCCGGTGTCGGGCAACCTGGAATTCAACCAGACCGCGCCCGCCGTGGCCGCCTGCGCAGCGGGTGCCGGCTTCGGCCATTTCCTGTCGTACCAGGTGGCGCAGCTGGTGGAAGAGCGCAAGCTGCGCATCGTGCTGGAAGACTTCGAGCTGCCGGCGTGGCCGCTGTCGCTGATCTATCCCCACGCGCGGCTGCTGCCGGCGCGCACGCGCGCCTTTATCGACTGGATGCGCGACGAGCTGAGCCCGCGCTTCAGCTGA
- a CDS encoding glutathione S-transferase family protein, translated as MQQTNPLAVPARPLVLYRSPLSGHAHRAELMLGLLGLPYRLVDVDLRGGEQRGEAFLRLNPFGQVPVLDDDGVVLGDSNAILVYLATRYDDGRWLPRDPVGAARVQRWLSVAAGEIAFGPAAARLGVLFGRPVPMEDAVARAQRLFTLMESVLAEGTFLAADHATIADVAAYSYIARAEEGNVPLAPYPALNAWLRRVEALPGFVPMLVSKPSVAA; from the coding sequence ATGCAACAGACCAATCCCCTCGCAGTGCCCGCCAGGCCGCTGGTGCTGTACCGTTCGCCGCTGTCCGGCCACGCGCATCGCGCCGAACTGATGCTGGGGCTACTGGGCCTGCCTTACCGGCTGGTGGACGTCGACCTGCGTGGCGGCGAGCAGCGCGGCGAAGCCTTCCTGCGCCTGAACCCGTTCGGCCAGGTGCCGGTGCTGGACGACGACGGCGTGGTGCTGGGCGATTCCAACGCGATCCTGGTCTACCTGGCCACGCGCTATGACGACGGCCGCTGGCTGCCGCGCGATCCGGTCGGTGCCGCCCGCGTGCAGCGCTGGCTGTCGGTGGCGGCCGGCGAGATTGCGTTCGGCCCGGCCGCCGCCCGCCTGGGCGTGTTGTTCGGCCGGCCGGTGCCGATGGAAGATGCCGTCGCCCGCGCGCAGCGGCTGTTCACGCTGATGGAATCGGTGCTGGCCGAGGGCACGTTCCTCGCCGCCGATCACGCCACCATTGCCGATGTGGCCGCCTACAGCTATATCGCCCGCGCCGAGGAAGGCAACGTGCCGCTGGCGCCGTACCCGGCGCTCAACGCCTGGCTGCGCCGCGTCGAGGCATTGCCCGGCTTCGTGCCGATGCTGGTATCGAAGCCCAGCGTGGCCGCCTAG
- a CDS encoding pyridoxamine 5'-phosphate oxidase family protein, with translation MDLPTWPHAGLPFHAGELAAQQRAGKRERMAAAGPRVIRGEMPEQHRTFFAQLPFLLAGAVDAEGMPWATLLVGPPGFARTPDATHLRIDAVPLPGDPLAVELQQGARIGLLGIELPTRRRNRMNGIIVARDQAGLTVEVEQSFGNCPRYIQLRDVAAAEPAAAPATWHGDALDAHASAWLRGADTLFIASSHVASPQDEGEHTGGVDVSHRGGKPGFIRVDDAHTLTFPDFNGNNFFNTVGNLMANPRAGIVVPDFADGSLLHVNGRAEVIWEGEALAAFAGAERLVKLHVERVVRRERVLPLRFAFREFSPVLADTGAWPER, from the coding sequence ATGGACCTGCCCACCTGGCCGCATGCCGGCCTGCCATTCCACGCCGGCGAACTCGCGGCACAGCAGCGCGCCGGCAAGCGCGAGCGCATGGCCGCGGCGGGTCCGCGCGTGATCCGCGGCGAGATGCCGGAACAGCACCGCACGTTCTTCGCGCAACTGCCGTTCCTGCTGGCCGGCGCGGTCGATGCCGAAGGCATGCCGTGGGCCACGCTGCTGGTCGGACCGCCCGGGTTTGCGCGGACGCCGGACGCCACGCACCTGCGCATCGACGCGGTTCCGTTGCCCGGCGATCCGCTGGCCGTGGAGCTGCAGCAGGGCGCGCGCATCGGGTTGCTTGGCATCGAGCTGCCCACGCGCCGGCGCAACCGCATGAACGGGATCATCGTGGCGCGCGATCAGGCGGGGCTGACGGTGGAGGTCGAGCAGAGCTTCGGCAACTGCCCGCGCTATATCCAGCTGCGCGACGTGGCCGCGGCCGAGCCTGCCGCCGCGCCCGCAACATGGCACGGCGACGCGCTCGACGCGCATGCCAGCGCCTGGCTGCGCGGCGCCGATACGCTGTTCATCGCATCCAGCCATGTCGCGTCGCCGCAAGACGAAGGCGAGCACACCGGCGGTGTCGACGTCTCGCACCGCGGCGGCAAGCCTGGCTTTATCCGCGTGGACGACGCCCATACCCTGACCTTCCCGGATTTCAACGGCAACAACTTCTTCAACACGGTTGGCAACCTGATGGCCAACCCGCGTGCGGGCATCGTCGTGCCGGATTTTGCCGACGGTTCGCTGCTGCATGTGAATGGGCGCGCCGAAGTGATCTGGGAGGGCGAGGCCCTGGCCGCCTTCGCCGGCGCCGAGCGGCTGGTGAAGCTGCATGTCGAGCGCGTGGTGCGGCGCGAGCGCGTGCTGCCGCTGCGCTTCGCGTTCCGGGAATTCTCGCCGGTGCTGGCCGATACCGGCGCGTGGCCGGAACGCTGA
- a CDS encoding exonuclease domain-containing protein translates to MPDLPTYQPSRLPADGTRLLDAQSLAAALSRPIVFVDLETTGADAQRDRITEIGVVEVGPDGIVEWDTLLDPGMSIPPFIQRMTGISDDMVRGQPTFESLAESLAERLQGRLFVAHNARFDYGFLKNAFRRAGVTFRADVLCTVRLSRSLYPSVERHGLDALIARFGLTPKGRHRALADAELLWQFWQKIHATYTVDLVEAAVRTLVRRASLPAGLEETALEDVPAAPGVYIFYGDQDVPLYIGKSVHLRQRIGAHFSGDYRYGKDMRLARLVRRVEWRETGGETGALLLEARLVKAMQPVHNQLLRRNTRLYAWELPQQLPVPRLRSDRNTDFCRHRDLFGVFGSRGAAEARLRALAEEHGLCMATLSLEKTTRRGSPCFARQVHRCAGACVGVESSREHRARVAAALGPIALVPWPFDGPVAWREQHGARAWWHVVDEWCYLGCADSLEEACALAAAPAHFDLDTYQILAPRREQWMPDAVPLSVRRDFTLTAPETPADTPRPARTVSTPAARKSSAIAGQQTLGLFAE, encoded by the coding sequence ATGCCTGACCTGCCTACCTATCAACCGTCGCGCCTGCCAGCAGACGGTACCCGCCTGCTGGACGCCCAGTCGCTGGCCGCCGCACTGTCGCGCCCTATCGTCTTTGTGGACCTGGAGACCACTGGCGCGGACGCCCAGCGTGACCGCATCACCGAGATCGGCGTGGTGGAAGTTGGCCCGGACGGTATTGTCGAATGGGACACCCTGCTCGACCCCGGCATGTCGATCCCGCCGTTTATCCAGCGCATGACCGGCATCAGCGACGACATGGTGCGCGGGCAGCCGACCTTCGAATCCCTGGCCGAGTCGCTCGCCGAGCGCCTGCAGGGCCGCCTGTTCGTGGCCCATAACGCACGCTTCGACTACGGCTTCCTGAAGAACGCGTTCCGGCGCGCCGGTGTGACGTTCCGGGCCGACGTGCTGTGCACCGTCAGGCTCTCGCGCTCGCTGTACCCGTCGGTCGAGCGCCATGGCCTGGACGCGCTGATCGCCCGCTTCGGCCTGACGCCCAAGGGCCGGCACCGCGCGCTGGCCGATGCCGAGCTGCTGTGGCAGTTCTGGCAGAAGATCCATGCCACCTATACGGTCGACCTGGTGGAAGCTGCGGTGCGCACGCTGGTGCGGCGCGCCAGCCTGCCGGCTGGCCTGGAAGAGACCGCGCTCGAAGACGTGCCCGCGGCGCCGGGCGTCTATATCTTCTATGGCGACCAGGACGTGCCGCTCTATATCGGCAAGAGCGTGCACCTGCGCCAGCGCATCGGCGCGCATTTTTCCGGCGACTACCGCTACGGCAAGGATATGCGGCTGGCGCGGCTGGTGCGCCGGGTCGAATGGCGGGAAACCGGCGGCGAAACCGGCGCGCTATTGCTGGAAGCCCGGCTGGTCAAGGCGATGCAGCCGGTGCACAACCAGCTGCTGCGCCGGAATACCCGCCTGTACGCCTGGGAGCTGCCGCAGCAGTTGCCGGTGCCGCGCCTGCGCTCGGATCGGAACACGGACTTCTGCCGGCATCGCGACCTGTTCGGCGTCTTCGGCAGCCGTGGCGCGGCCGAGGCACGGCTGCGCGCGCTGGCCGAGGAGCACGGACTGTGCATGGCCACGCTGTCGCTGGAAAAGACCACGCGCCGTGGCAGCCCCTGCTTTGCGCGACAAGTCCACCGCTGCGCCGGCGCCTGCGTCGGCGTGGAATCGTCGCGCGAGCATCGTGCCCGGGTGGCCGCCGCGCTGGGGCCGATCGCGCTGGTGCCATGGCCGTTCGACGGCCCGGTGGCCTGGCGCGAGCAACACGGCGCGCGCGCCTGGTGGCATGTGGTGGACGAGTGGTGCTACCTGGGCTGCGCGGACTCGCTGGAAGAAGCCTGCGCACTGGCCGCCGCACCCGCGCATTTCGACCTGGACACCTACCAGATCCTGGCGCCGCGCCGGGAGCAATGGATGCCGGACGCGGTGCCGCTGTCCGTACGGCGGGATTTCACGCTGACCGCGCCGGAGACGCCCGCTGATACCCCACGTCCTGCACGCACGGTGTCGACGCCTGCCGCGCGCAAGTCCTCCGCCATCGCAGGACAGCAAACCCTGGGCTTGTTTGCAGAGTAA
- a CDS encoding MFS transporter, whose amino-acid sequence MPSPFLLPVLALAVCMVGAAEFMLAPMLAPLASAFNTSAAHASGLVSAYALSYAAAAPLMGWLSDRAGRRKVLLAAMLLFAADSTALTLVPTLQAAMALRILGGLAAAATIPTVFALIADRIEPAKQAGAMGGVMLGMTAGIAAGPAVAGLLTEAWGWRAPFLVISVSCLAAFAAGRRVIPRDLPRACATEDLTSNKKAGAGIFRLLLAKGAWNGSAVAGYVFAGEVLRMRYGLELGAVGIAVSVFGLGLGIGNMLAGHASRRYWREENTLVMATIVVAASMTLFLTAAMGLPAALGCLLTWGAALGIAAPASTAILAQRAGAHKGKVLAVSESVNNVAVLMLLPVAASASATYGVTPAAALLGGICLTGAIVSATVRHRQF is encoded by the coding sequence ATGCCATCGCCGTTCCTTCTGCCCGTCCTGGCCCTTGCCGTCTGCATGGTCGGGGCCGCGGAGTTTATGCTCGCGCCGATGCTGGCCCCGCTCGCTTCGGCCTTTAACACGTCTGCGGCGCATGCGTCGGGACTGGTCTCGGCCTACGCCTTGTCCTACGCCGCGGCGGCGCCGTTGATGGGTTGGCTCTCGGATCGCGCCGGACGCCGCAAGGTGCTGCTCGCTGCCATGCTGCTGTTCGCGGCGGATAGCACTGCGCTGACGCTGGTGCCGACACTGCAGGCGGCCATGGCGCTGCGAATTCTTGGCGGCCTGGCCGCAGCCGCGACCATCCCGACCGTCTTCGCCCTGATTGCCGATCGGATTGAGCCGGCGAAACAAGCCGGCGCCATGGGTGGCGTCATGCTTGGCATGACGGCGGGGATCGCAGCTGGTCCGGCGGTGGCCGGATTGCTAACCGAGGCCTGGGGCTGGCGCGCGCCGTTTCTGGTGATCTCCGTCAGTTGCCTTGCGGCCTTCGCAGCAGGCCGGCGCGTGATTCCGCGGGATTTGCCACGCGCCTGCGCCACTGAGGACCTGACTTCCAACAAGAAGGCTGGCGCCGGCATCTTCCGCCTTCTGCTTGCAAAAGGTGCCTGGAATGGCAGCGCAGTAGCAGGCTATGTCTTTGCGGGAGAAGTGCTGCGGATGCGTTATGGGCTGGAGCTGGGAGCCGTCGGCATTGCCGTTTCCGTATTCGGCCTGGGGCTGGGCATCGGCAATATGCTGGCAGGACATGCCAGCCGGCGTTACTGGCGCGAAGAAAACACCTTGGTCATGGCCACCATCGTTGTGGCAGCGTCCATGACATTGTTCCTGACGGCCGCTATGGGGTTGCCGGCGGCGCTGGGATGTCTGCTGACCTGGGGAGCTGCGCTAGGGATCGCCGCACCTGCGAGCACCGCAATCCTCGCGCAAAGGGCTGGTGCACATAAAGGAAAGGTGCTCGCGGTGTCGGAAAGCGTCAATAACGTTGCCGTGCTGATGCTGTTGCCGGTCGCTGCAAGCGCGTCGGCGACATACGGTGTCACGCCGGCCGCGGCGTTGCTCGGCGGAATCTGTCTGACTGGCGCCATCGTCAGTGCCACGGTACGGCACCGGCAGTTTTAG
- a CDS encoding tripartite tricarboxylate transporter substrate-binding protein, with protein MKDAKYRLAGPRWLAGMLGMAAAMAGASGAAAADAYPAKPITLVVPYSAGGPTDVVARTLAQAMSQDLGQSIVVENRTGAGGTVAAAFVARAQADGYTLLIHHNGMATAPALYKKLSYAPLKDFEYIGQVADVPMTLMGRKDLPAKTVPELIQYVTQNKDKVSLANAGLGAVSQLCGLLFEQSVHVKLNAIPYQGAGPALTALLGGQVELLCDQTTATLPHIQADRVRLFGVTTPARIKALPQAPTLQEGGLKGFDVKVWHGIYAPRGTPPAAVDRLTKALQKGLKDPAVIRKLDGLGAEIVPVDKQTPEGLRTLLKAESDKWQPLLKSMKVEAD; from the coding sequence ATGAAGGATGCGAAGTATCGGCTCGCCGGGCCGCGATGGCTGGCGGGCATGCTGGGAATGGCAGCTGCGATGGCAGGCGCCTCAGGCGCGGCTGCCGCCGACGCCTATCCGGCCAAGCCGATCACCCTGGTCGTGCCCTACTCCGCCGGCGGCCCGACCGATGTCGTCGCGCGCACGCTGGCGCAAGCGATGTCGCAAGACCTTGGCCAGAGCATCGTGGTGGAAAACCGCACCGGTGCCGGCGGCACTGTGGCGGCCGCCTTCGTCGCCCGCGCGCAGGCCGACGGCTATACGCTGCTGATCCACCACAACGGCATGGCGACCGCGCCGGCGCTGTACAAGAAGCTGTCGTATGCGCCGCTGAAGGACTTCGAATACATCGGCCAGGTCGCGGACGTGCCGATGACACTGATGGGCCGCAAGGACCTGCCGGCGAAGACGGTGCCGGAACTGATCCAGTACGTGACGCAGAACAAGGACAAGGTGTCGCTGGCCAATGCTGGCCTGGGCGCCGTGTCGCAGCTGTGCGGGCTGCTGTTCGAGCAGTCGGTGCACGTGAAGCTGAACGCCATTCCCTACCAGGGCGCTGGTCCCGCGCTGACCGCGCTGCTGGGCGGCCAGGTCGAACTGCTGTGCGACCAGACCACGGCCACCCTGCCCCATATCCAGGCCGATCGCGTGCGCCTGTTCGGCGTTACCACGCCGGCACGGATCAAGGCGCTGCCGCAGGCCCCGACTCTGCAGGAAGGCGGCCTGAAAGGCTTTGACGTGAAGGTATGGCACGGCATCTACGCGCCCAGGGGCACGCCGCCGGCCGCCGTCGACCGCCTCACCAAGGCATTGCAAAAGGGGTTGAAGGATCCTGCCGTGATCAGGAAGCTGGACGGCCTCGGCGCGGAAATCGTTCCGGTCGACAAGCAGACGCCGGAGGGGCTGCGGACGCTGCTGAAGGCGGAAAGCGACAAGTGGCAGCCGCTGCTGAAGTCGATGAAGGTCGAGGCCGATTAA